The Urocitellus parryii isolate mUroPar1 chromosome 6, mUroPar1.hap1, whole genome shotgun sequence genome includes a window with the following:
- the LOC144255348 gene encoding cysteine desulfurase-like isoform X2, whose product MLLLAAWRRAVLAVAAAVGPKPATPSRGLRLRVVDHASQSAVASNSKAAPETESVLRPLYMDVQATSPLQVASLIGADPREIIFTSGATESNNIAIKGELEATIQPDMSLVSVMTVNNEIGVKQPIAEIGRICSSRKVYFHTDAAQAVGKIPLDVNNMKIDLMSISGHKIYGPKGVSAIYIRRRPRVRVEALQSGGGQERGMRSGTVPTPLVVGLGAACEVAQQEMEYDHKRISKLAERLIEKITKSLPDVVMNGDPEHHYPGCINLSFAYVEGDSLLMALKDVALSSGSACTSASLEPSYVLRAIGTDEDLAHSSIRFGIGRFTTEEEVDYTAEKCIQHVKRLREMSPLWEMVQDGIDLKSIKWTQH is encoded by the exons ATGCTGCTACTAGCCGCTTGGAGGCGGGCGGTTTTGGCGGTGGCGGCCGCAGTCGGGCCCAAGCCTGCGACGCCCTCCCGGGGGCTGCGCCTGCGCGTTGTAGATCATGCCTCCCAGTCAGCTGTTGCCTCAAATTCAAAGGCTGCCCCTGAGACAGAGTCAGTGCTGCGACCTCTCTACATGGATGTTCAAGCTACCTCGCCTCTGCAAGTAGCATCTCTGATTGGAGCTGATCCTCGTGAGATCATTTTCACTAGTGGTGCTACTGAATCCAACAACATAGCAATTAAGGGG GAACTGGAGGCTACCATCCAGCCAGATATGAGCCTGGTTTCAGTTATGACTGTGAACAATGAGATTGGAGTAAAGCAGCCTATTGCAGAAATAGGGCGGATTTGCAGTTCCAGAAAGGTATATTTCCATACGGATGCAGCCCAGGCTGTTGGAAAAATCCCACTTGATGTCAACAACATGAAAATTGATCTCATGAGCATCAGTGGTCACAAAATCTATGGTCCTAAAGGGGTTAGTGCCATCTACATCCGCCGCCGGCCTCGAGTGCGTGTGGAGGCCCTGCAGAGTGGAGGGGGGCAGGAGCGGGGTATGCGGTCTGGGACAGTGCCTACACCCttggtggtggggctgggggctgcgTGTGAGGTGGCACAGCAAGAGATGGAGTATGACCACAAACGAATCTCAAAATTAGCAGAGCGACTCATAGAGAAAATAACGAAGAGCCTTCCAGATGTGGTGATGAATGGGGACCCCGAACACCACTATCCTGGCTGTATCAACCTCTCCTTTGCATATGTGGAAGGGGACAGTCTGCTGATGGCACTCAAGGATGTTGCCTTATCCTCAGGGAGTGCTTGCACCTCTGCATCCCTGGAGCCCTCTTATGTCCTTAGAGCGATTGGCACTGATGAGGATTTAGCACACTCTTCCATCAGGTTTGGCATTGGCCGCTTTACTACAGAGGAGGAAGTAGACTACACTGCAGAGAAATGCATTCAGCATGTGAAGCGTCTTCGAGAAATGAGTCCTCTCTGGGAGATGGTACAGGATGGCATTGACCTCAAGAGCATCAAGTGGACCCAACACTAG
- the LOC144255348 gene encoding cysteine desulfurase-like isoform X1: MLLLAAWRRAVLAVAAAVGPKPATPSRGLRLRVVDHASQSAVASNSKAAPETESVLRPLYMDVQATSPLQVASLIGADPREIIFTSGATESNNIAIKGVARFYRSRKKHLITTQTEHKCVLDSCRSLEAEGFRVTYLPVQKSGIIDLKELEATIQPDMSLVSVMTVNNEIGVKQPIAEIGRICSSRKVYFHTDAAQAVGKIPLDVNNMKIDLMSISGHKIYGPKGVSAIYIRRRPRVRVEALQSGGGQERGMRSGTVPTPLVVGLGAACEVAQQEMEYDHKRISKLAERLIEKITKSLPDVVMNGDPEHHYPGCINLSFAYVEGDSLLMALKDVALSSGSACTSASLEPSYVLRAIGTDEDLAHSSIRFGIGRFTTEEEVDYTAEKCIQHVKRLREMSPLWEMVQDGIDLKSIKWTQH, translated from the coding sequence ATGCTGCTACTAGCCGCTTGGAGGCGGGCGGTTTTGGCGGTGGCGGCCGCAGTCGGGCCCAAGCCTGCGACGCCCTCCCGGGGGCTGCGCCTGCGCGTTGTAGATCATGCCTCCCAGTCAGCTGTTGCCTCAAATTCAAAGGCTGCCCCTGAGACAGAGTCAGTGCTGCGACCTCTCTACATGGATGTTCAAGCTACCTCGCCTCTGCAAGTAGCATCTCTGATTGGAGCTGATCCTCGTGAGATCATTTTCACTAGTGGTGCTACTGAATCCAACAACATAGCAATTAAGGGGGTAGCCAGGTTCTACAGGTCACGGAAAAAGCACTTGATCACCACCCAGACAGAACACAAATGTGTCTTGGACTCCTGTCGTTCACTGGAAGCTGAGGGTTTTCGGGTCACCTACCTCCCAGTGCAGAAGAGCGGGATCATTGATCTAAAGGAACTGGAGGCTACCATCCAGCCAGATATGAGCCTGGTTTCAGTTATGACTGTGAACAATGAGATTGGAGTAAAGCAGCCTATTGCAGAAATAGGGCGGATTTGCAGTTCCAGAAAGGTATATTTCCATACGGATGCAGCCCAGGCTGTTGGAAAAATCCCACTTGATGTCAACAACATGAAAATTGATCTCATGAGCATCAGTGGTCACAAAATCTATGGTCCTAAAGGGGTTAGTGCCATCTACATCCGCCGCCGGCCTCGAGTGCGTGTGGAGGCCCTGCAGAGTGGAGGGGGGCAGGAGCGGGGTATGCGGTCTGGGACAGTGCCTACACCCttggtggtggggctgggggctgcgTGTGAGGTGGCACAGCAAGAGATGGAGTATGACCACAAACGAATCTCAAAATTAGCAGAGCGACTCATAGAGAAAATAACGAAGAGCCTTCCAGATGTGGTGATGAATGGGGACCCCGAACACCACTATCCTGGCTGTATCAACCTCTCCTTTGCATATGTGGAAGGGGACAGTCTGCTGATGGCACTCAAGGATGTTGCCTTATCCTCAGGGAGTGCTTGCACCTCTGCATCCCTGGAGCCCTCTTATGTCCTTAGAGCGATTGGCACTGATGAGGATTTAGCACACTCTTCCATCAGGTTTGGCATTGGCCGCTTTACTACAGAGGAGGAAGTAGACTACACTGCAGAGAAATGCATTCAGCATGTGAAGCGTCTTCGAGAAATGAGTCCTCTCTGGGAGATGGTACAGGATGGCATTGACCTCAAGAGCATCAAGTGGACCCAACACTAG